Sequence from the Colletotrichum higginsianum IMI 349063 chromosome 6, whole genome shotgun sequence genome:
GGAGCTGgggatggagaaggaggcggagaCGTACGTGAGGGGCCACACGGCCACGGCGAGCTCGGTGTAAGTTGACCCTGGCCCTTGTGACCCAGCGGAGCGGAGAATTTGCTTGACCGAAGGCGAACGTTGACTAACACGAATAACCACCCTGCCATCTAGTCCCAAGAGAAACATGGATGGTTCTGGGTTGTTGACCTACTTTGGGTACGATTACACGTCCGATAAAGGGCCGTATGCTACTTCCTACAGCATGCCCTGCTTCTTTATTTAGATTCCTACGACAGAAACGTGCTTTCGTTATAATGGATGTTTTCTCTTGGCGCGGAGGTTACCTGCGTTTTCACCCCAACAAGGGTAGTTTTGGTAGGAGAAAAGGTGTAAGGGAAAAGAACAAGTCCTGCTTATGTAATCATAAATTATTTTTTCAATTCGAGCAGTTCATGCGCAGGAAAGGTGTCGCAGGAGGCTCTGCACAGGCTCTGTGGCTGGTGTGGGCGTCACTTGCCACTGTTGGCCTTCATCGCCTTAGTAAGCATCCTCACTAAGCTGTCGTCTACTGCAATGGACACATCAGGTTGTGGAGCCACTGGTGGGTCCCGGGGCCTCGGATACACGTTCCCGGGTACCGCTTAAAGTCGCGTGGCATGGGTTTGCTCCCGGCCGGCGCTTGACACCGAATTGCATTGGAGCGCATCGAGTGGGCCGTTGAAGCACACGCAGTCGTCTCGACGCGACACACGAGTCCACTGTCTGTTTTGCGACATGAAGCTCGCCCAGTCAGCGGCTACTGGAAACATCTGGAACTGATATCTACTTCAGCTTGCAATTCCACAGCAGGCGACATGCCATTGGCCCATCTCAGCTATCCATGGATCCACGCAACGCAACGGCCATACAAATGTAGAATTTCTCTTGCCCTTGAACCGACGATTGGATCTTGAAAGCAGCTGTCTTGTCTTGCACGAGCGATTGCTACCTGTTTCGGTGGTAAGAGACGAGTCGTCAGTTTCCTCCCCCTGCATGTCAGCTTAGAGACCAGAATCGAGACGAAACCTTTCTATTCAAACCCGACATTAAAGAAACAAGATGGTGTAGATGACAAAAGTCCGCGACAGCCTTCGTTTGTCTCGTAACCATCACGCAAAGATTTCTACTGCAGGCCCCGGGCggacatcttgcccaggCCTAGGAGGAGGCTGTGTACGTACTGTGCCACCAAGGTACCTTATCTCCTGCTTGCGAATGACATGTCGATATGATTGGGTTGACGGTATCTTCGTGGCCCACCGTTATCTTAAGCAGACAATTCTCTCCTTGTGAGGTCGTGCTGCGGCCAACAGCCCCCAAGCGAGCGTGGCCCCAAGGGCAGGGTCTCTGAAGATGTGCGGATCAAGCTGGCAGGATGTGTACCGCTTTGAACTGGGGTTTGGCATGAGACGGATTCATCGGCGGGAGTCTCAAAGGAACAGAAAGACTGCTGGGGGCGTTTCCCAGTGAGCTTCACACCTTTTGTCGGAGCGATTGCCTTGCCGTACTGACCAATGCCTCGTTTGTGGCATTGAAGCCATGCTTGCGATCCCATATTCTCTGGCTGCCAATCGATTCGGTCGTCGCAACGTCTTGACGCTGGCCCTTTTCGGGCTTCTGTTAGAAGAAACTTGGAACTTTACTACATGTCAGTGAAGACCTTTATGTGTCTATAGCCCACTTGCTAATCGAGAGACTCCCCTGTTAGGCTGGTTTTCTCCCGTGTTCAACATACGCCTagtcctcgccgccgtcggatTCGAGGTCATCGGCGGTGGGTTCGGTGTTGTCACGACGATGGTTCACGTCATTGCCGCAGATAGCACAACAGGAGAGGCTAGGATTGGTCTATTTTTTGCCATCCACGCCATTGGCATTGTGGCGGCTGTCCTTGGTCAGCTCACCAGCTCCCTGTTGATGCAGATTGACCTATGGCTGCCCTGGGCGGCAGGCCTCTGTTGCATTTTCCTTGCTGGCACTGCGTCTTTGTTCATTCATGAGAGCCGTCAAGCTGCAGCGCCACCTGCGAATGCCCCCGACGGAGAACGAGAGCCGCTGTTGCTGCCCGAGACGGACACACGCGGGCCTACATCGGATTGTGAGACGATGGCGGGCGGCAGATCGCAAGAACCCCGCAGTATCAGGGTCAAGGTGGTTGGCACATGGAAACTTTTGCAAACAGCAGGGCGGCTGGTCAAGGGACAATCACGGCTCCTCTTTCTCCTAGGTCTGGTCTTGATGTGCCAGATGAGCGAGGATTCGTTTCCCATCATGCTCCTGCTATACGCGTCCAAGAGATTTGGCTGGAGTTTTGCAAAGGCGAATCTGTTCTGGGCtctgggcgagggcgtccaGCTAGTCGTTCTCTTGGCTCTGCTACCCTTGGTCGGCCGTCTCCTCAAGCGCCGGCTGGGTGGCTTCGCCAAAGATGTCACGTTGGCCCAGGTCAGCGCTGCTCTTCTCGGCACCGGGACGCTACTCATCGGCCTTGGTTGGAATGTGCCCTTTTTCGTGGCTGGCATCGTTCCCACAGCATCGGCCGCTGGTATGCAGTCCCTCCTACGAAGCATCATCACCGACAACATCAAGGCAGAGCAAGTCAGTCTCGTGTATTCGATTGTGACTGTTCTGCATGTCGTTGGCGGTGCTTTGGCTGGTCCGCTTTACTCGGTGGCCTTTGTTGCTGGTATGCGACGCGGCGTTAGATGGACTGGGCTGCCTTTTGGTATTGCTGGGGTGTTGGGACTAATATCATTTGGTCTATTGCTAGGGCTTCGAAAAAGACAATAGTTGGTAATTCTAGTAGAACAATCTGTTAATCCCTAACAGGGGTAATCTAGTTGAGTGCAAAGACCCTTCCTTTGTGTCAGAGACAATAAACACAAAACTGCGCCACAAAGCTGAGGCCAACCACAAGATCCTTCAGCAGGAACGGCATGTTAACCCTGGCCAGGTATCGCGCTTGCACGCAAAGCTGCCAGGATTTACAAAGTCATCACCCGCAACGCCTTCAAGGGGACCTTCATCCACCCAGTTGGCATCAGGAGTAGTCTTAGGCGTACCAGAATACTCCAAGCACTGGCAGGCCGTGGGCGGGCCGTACCCATACTCACAGCTGAAGCTGCACAACTGCTGGAACTCCCGCTCGAGCTGTTTGGTGATGCGACACCCGAAGCACATACAGAGTCCGAGCTGGTAGCGGATGGCGGGATCGAAGACGTGGCAGAGGACTTGACGGTAGTAGCGCCAGAGGGGACTTGTGTTGGGTAAACGTAAGGGGTTACAGTCGAAGTCGGGGTGTTGGGTGTGGTGGGAGGAACCCACTCGGGTCGAAGACAAGCGAGGGACAGCTTGGGTGTCTGCTTGTTGCTGTCTGTGACACTGGTACTGTAGCCGAAGACGGTACCGATAACATATGTGCGGTTCGATGCTTCGTAGTAGGCCGTCGAGTTGCCTTCCTCAACCCCGCCGGTGCCAATGAACCAAGACCAAGGGTTGAGCTCATCCATTGCCACAAGCTTGGCAGCAGCCTGGTCTGTGAACGTGTCCGAATTCCACGCTGGAAGGACGTCGATCAGCATTTTGACTCAAAAAACCCCGAGTTCATAGAAGACAGAGAGGTAACCTACCAATGACATCCCCGCGGACCAGTCCCAATGTGTCCTGGCAGCTGACGGGAATCGGATCGAGGATCAAGGCTGAGCAAGGGACGTCTGGGTCTTCCTTGGTCCAGCCTCCCGTGAGACTTGTCTCCATGTCGGCGCGACACTCCGCAGATAAGAAGCCGCAGCTGTGGTCCACGGGCTCTGTGGGATCCGGCAGTGCGCTGACGAAGTAATGCTGGCAAATGAACCACGATGGGTCCATGGGCTTGGGCAGACCTTTGGAATGGTCCATCAAGGAGTCGGGGATGCTGAACGTCAAAGCCGTGACCTCGGTCGTCTCGTTCGACGCGAAACTTGCCGGCCACGGGACATCGTTGGCAATGCGGAGGTGCGCCTGGAAGCCGTCCACGGGAGATCCAGGATACGGCTTCGTCCAGTCCAAGCCTCCATAGCTCGCCACGTCGACATGGGCCGGGTGATTGAAAGCTGCCTCGACCTCCGTCCAAGAGATCCTGGCGAGGTTGGAGTTGTTAACTAGGAACTCTTGGTTGTCGTAGAAGATGTACGACATCGAGTCCTCTGCAATGGCGATGGTGGGCGCCAGCAAGGCCCAGAAAAGAAGGCGGGACATTGTCGCAAGCGTCGTCTTCAGTTTTGGAGGAGGAGTTATTGTTCAATGACCTCTGAAAGACGATTGCCTCAAAGGTAATGATGGGCTGGAAGTAGAAAAGGAGTGGGAGTTGTTTTGATGTAGTTACGCATAGTACTGACTCGTAGTTCAGGTTGTCCATCCAAAGGTCACATGAGCCACGCCTTACTTTATAATTCCACCTGAAGCCTGCATGGGACTTTTGCCAGGAACTGGTCTCCTCATCTCGCATGGATATTCGGCCACGGGCAAATGAGGTTCTGAAAAAGAGTCACCAGGGTAGAGTGGGCTTGTTGGTTTGACACCAGGGAGTTTGACCACCTGCGGCACAGCGCCCCACGCCGACTGTAACAGCGGGCTCTGCCGGGGTCTGGAAATTGCTTGCATCTAATATCTTCCGTCTTGGCCCGATGCTGCCGATGAAGAGTGTTTTTTTCTGCTGAGTTCCTGGAGGGCTGCTAACTATGACCCGACGGGCGAAGTGTCGGCGACTCGGCAATCGACTTGGCGGTCTCGGCGTAATATATTTGCACCCAACAACGTGATCACAATGAcagcggaggaggagaagcagtCATTGTGGAATTGGGTTTGCCGGTGTGGGCACTCGAATGAGGCTCTTATCCGAAGCCCTGCAAGGTATTTGCAGCATACGTCATTCCTTTGCAGTCTCCACGAAGGGAAAACTTGAAGTTTCAACCTGAGGGTTGCTCGATCAAACATCTCTAGAATTGTATGGAGAGGTTGCTTTGTTACAAATAACAATCGCTGAATGATAGACAGGACCAAAACACATGTTCTTTGCAGAGATGCTTAGTCTAAGCGCCTCGCCGATGTATTTTCTTCGCCGGGCATCTGAGGTGGTCTTCTATCCCGATCCATCCGTCAAGAAGATAAAcataagtcagactacccacttttcggcaccccccccatttcggcaccccaaaaatgcctcaaatgcctcatcaccagaacatacccctcaactttcaacatcaacaacattttctatacttatgcgaataacctcattttttcctcagagcttcttttcgaccttatgggccagtataccgaagatgaagtcaatcaggcccttgacgcaataaccaacggcatgcccattaagagggctggtcaggtgtatggcatcccaagatcaacacttcagtatcggattaagggcactcaaccaaggtcaattgccttttctgacctgcagagactttctgttagtcaggaggctaaactggctgaatgggttcgcattcagcatgcccttggtgttgccccaacccatctgcaagtgaggctattcgcagaaaggatcctccatgccatgggggatacagagcctataggaaaaggctggatccaagccttcttgaagaggaatccatcagtcaaggtccagagaagtcgccctatcgattctaggcgtgttaatggggcatctactgaggtcatcagggactggttcaaactactcgccataccagagatcaccagcatcaaaccagctaatagatacaacatggatgagactggtatccttgagggccagggatctaatgggctggtgctgggcatgtctgagacgaagtctgtacgtaagaaacagcctggatcaagggcatgggtatccatcatcgaatgcatctctgccctgggccatgttctgaatcccctcgttatctataagggcaaggcagtccagcagcagtggtttcctctagaccttggcccttatgaaggatggcaattcactgcaacggagaatggatggacttcagatgccactgcagttgaatggctgcagaaggtcttcatccctcagactcttcctcagggcaaggaggtcaggctgctgatcatggatggacatgggagtcatacaacgactgactttatgtggttatgctatataaacaacatccatctattgttcttaccgccacatacctcccatgtcctccagccacttgatcagtcagtcttcagccctgtcaaggcagcctataggaaggagcttggataccttggtcagtggaatgattcaactgttgtaggcaagaggaactttataggctgttatcagaaggctcgtactgcaggtatgacgatgcagaacattagaagtggttggaaatggacagggttgtggcctgtctctatggcgaagcctctgatgagctccctactgctcccatcaacaccagcagcatcaggatcatctgatcaggtcagcaaagggcagtctggaggcaaggaagctgaaggatgggtatctgcgtcatctgcagtggcatggtcgacgccaaggaagatgaaggatctagctgggcagttgaagctattcacagagctggagaatgatgcctttactcaacgccttctattcaggaaggtaaaaaaaggcttcagcgagcaggcatatgagctggcaaatacccagcagaaactggagcttctgcaggcccaagtcaccaatactgcagtaaggaaaagaagggcagtccagctggatcctaacactaagttcgccaacatcaaagacatccagcaggcgcaacttaaggctggggaaaaagaggatgatgcagccgaatccagcgactctgaataccctagtgaagctgaaagctgtattgttgttgcatctagaagaagtcaatgattaattgaagtcgacgagtatgatgggaatagcttcatttttggggtgccgaaatggggggggtgccgaaaagtgggtagtctgacttattTCCTGTTGATGGGAATGTAGCCTGGGGCGGTAATCATCTGCGGGCGAATCCTTGAAGCCGATCCCATCCAACCAAAACTTCAACTCTGCTTTGAATCTGGGGCCGTTGTCCGGGAGGGTTTGCATTCCAAAGTTCTCCTTGATGATTTTCAACCCTTCCGTGTCGCTAAATAAGTCGAATGAGTCTTTGTGCGTGGTCGTTTTCGGGGTTCATGCCCTTGACTGCCACCGCGATGTCTTTGAAAATCCTCTCAGCCATGCGCCTCTCGCCGAGACGCTCTTGACGAATTCTTGCCACCAAAGGTCCGCCTACCCCGTTATTGCAATCTCTCCAAAAACAGGTGGGATGCAATTCGATCGCTTCCCAACCTACGGGGCGTCTCAAGTTTTTGTCTCTTCAACAATGCTCCACCTGCAAAAGACCCTCATCCCCCTGCAGATAGCCCAGGCACAGGGGCCGAAAAAGGGTCCATTGCAAGGATTCCATGACAAGACCCAACAAGCACAACGGTCACAACGGGCTATTTCAGCCGAGACGGCCCAGAGTTGCAACGTAATAGGCAGTTGTCCTACGCTTTGTGTTAGTTCCAACGACTTCGGCTACGGGGCCTTCTGCTGGGATCCAAAGCTAAACCAAAATAAGCATTGCTTAACCCACAAAACACACGCCTGTTGGAAGTTAGTCGATCTTGTGCATTGCCCCAGGAGGGCGTTAGTTAGCCTGCCCCCACTGCTGACAGGGCTAATTCGGTTGCGTCGGCATCGTGCTGTGGAAATGTGTGTCTGTTGGTTAATGGGACCATCGCGTGATGTAAGAAAATAGTTGCCACCATGTGCGGGACTGAAAGCCGTGTCCTAGTCAGTCAGTTACAGCAGTCCGATGGGATCGAGGGCTTTGCTGAACGCCGTGTCGGGTTCTTGAAGCGTCTCGTGCCGTTCATACGAGCTTTGGAAAGACGCCGAActtctccatcatccatcatcattCTCGTTTTACACTGGCCAACGAGACCGCACACTTCGTCCTGGATGTCACTGCGTCGTTCATGACTATGACTCTTGTCTTGCTCGTGGGAATCCTCGCATTGATGAGCGTGGCTCAATGTCAATCGCGCTTCGCTCATTTTATGGTATTAGCTTGCCTTCTTTTGCCCTTGGCCGAACCATGCACATTGCCGAAATCTACAAAAGATCACCAATTCGGCCAACCACAGCGCAAGTGACTGGATCGATGACATTTCTGCTGCGCAGAAGGCTCACATTGATGCCTTTGCGCTCAACATGGCATACAGCAACGCAACCAACGAAAAGTCCGTGGCTGCGACGTTCCAACACCCCTCTTCTCTCGGGTTTCAacttttcttctcctttgaTTACGCTGGAAACGGTCCGTGGCACAAGAGCGACGTGGAGTCTCTCATCAACAGCTACGCAGGCTCAGGCGCCTACTTTCACTACAAAGGCAAGCCTTTTGTATCAACGTTTGAGGGCCCGGACCAAGCAGAAGACTGGATCGACATCAAGACAGCCACAGGCTGTTTCTTTATTCCCGACTGGTCCTCTCTCGGCGCGAAGCCtgccatggccaaggccggTGGTGTTGCTGACGGTCTTTTCAACTGGGCGGCCTGGCCCTGGGGGGACCAAGACATGGATACCTATGTTGATGCCTCTTACAAGGACTACCTTGGAGGGAAGCCATATATGATGCCTGCCTCGCCCTGGTTCTACACAAACCTGCCGGGATACAACAAGAACTGGATGTGGCGCGGCGATGACCTCTGGTTCGAGCGCTGGCAGGAGATTCTTTGGTGGAGACCTGAGTTTGTGGAGATCATCTCTTGGAACGACTATGGCGAATCCCACCACATCGGCCCAGTGAGAGACAAGGCCCTAGAGGCCTTCACCATCGGAAAAGCTCCCTTCAACTTTGTGCTACCTCACGACGGCTGGCGCGAGACATTGCCCTTTTCCATCGACATGTACAAGCACAACACCACCATTGTGGATTCAGAACGGCTTGTGGCCTGGTACCGGCCGAACCCATCGACAAGCTGCAATGACGGTGGGACGTCAGGCAACACAGCGTCCCAGCTTCAGCTCGAGTTCCACCCATGGAACGTTGCCAAGGACGCGGTATACTTCACGGCCCTGCTCGCGTCGTCTGCTACGATCGAAGTGACGGTTGGCGGCGTGACGCAAAAGGCGTCCTGGTCGACGATCCCAgaaggcggcgtcggcctctACCATGGCAACGCCTGGTACTATGACTCGACGGGAGACGTGCGCGTGCGAGTGATCCGCGGTGGCTCGGTCGTCACCGAGATCGCAGGCACCGCCATCACGACCGACTGCAGCAAGACCAACGGCTACACCAACTGGAACGCCTGGGTGGGCAGTGCCGTTTCTCCCAAAGCTGTGTCCGCGAAGCCGAACTCCAGGACAGATCAGGTGTGCGTGGAGGGCACCGGACCGCTTCCTGGCTTTGCGAGACTCTGTGAGTTCACTTGCGGCTATGGATATTGCCCATCCGGAGCCTGTCACTGCACCAAGCTCGGCGCCCAGGTCGAGAGGCCGACATGGAAGGGCGTCGACGCTTTTCCTGCCGCCGGGAAGACCAGCGACTACCAGGGTCTCTGTCAGAACGCATGCAACTGGGGTTTCTGCCCTTCTGCGTACTGTGACACTACGCAGCATCCCACCGTCATCTCCACCGTCTCGCAGTTCCTGCCCGGAACCTGCACTCGAGGCGAGGCCATGAGCACGTCTCCTTACTTTGACGATCTCTGCGCCTTCTCGTGTGCTCACGGGTTCTGTCCCATCGCCGTGTGCTACTGCTCTGCCCAAGGCGCCCTGGACCTGCTGGAACCCACGAGCTCTAGCGATGCGAGAACCCTCGATGGGGCGCCCGAAGACCATGGTCTCTGCGCCTTTGCCTGTGCCCGTGGAAACTGTCCTGGTTTGTGCACCTCTGGCGACGTAACAGACCCGTGGGAGGCAGGGTACTACCCGCCGGACTacgatgtcgaggaggatgagatcTATCCCAGTGCCATGGCTTCCTTCGCCACTTGCAACCCGGACACGCGTCCCGCAACGCTGGATGACCTGATTGACGGGATCAGCAAGGGTAGCTATAACCCGGATTGTTATGACCGCTGGGCACTTCGTGTCCTTTCCGATTCGCTTGACAATTTCCAGTCTGAGTACCAGAACGCGCTCAAAGGCTACGATGACCTTTTCGGATATTACGCCGAGTACGTGGAGGACAGCATCAACCCTCAACTGACGGCGTACATGTCCTTGGACGGCGGTGCAGGCAACAAGTTCTTCACATGTACCTGGACGATCACGACCAAGACGAAGAGTGGACCATGCCCCCCGTCCGAGCAGTTCTGGAAGCTCGGGCAGTCCTGGACGCTCACTTACACACTCATTGATGCAGAGGGGTTTTACGAGGCCGTAGAACGGgacctcggcatcgagaAAGACTGGATATCCTTTGGCGAGTGGCAGCAAAGGAAAGATAGCGAGTGTATTGACCCGCCAGACTGGCGCCCCAGAACTACTAAAACGCCGTGCCGGCAGATGCGGCTCTACAAGAAGGGCATACCGGTGAAGAGCGGCAACGTCAAGGTGTCAGACCCAAAAGACGTCATCGAGGCTGCGATGCCCAACATTGAAACGCTGTCGAGCCGGTTGCTGGGCGCCTACGCCATTGTCGTCATGGGctacgccgacgactcgAGCGACATCGTCACTGCAGCGGCGATGCCTGTCTTCATGCTGGAAGGGGTTATTGACAGCATGAACCAGATCAAGAAGATTGGTGCAGAGCAGCGGGAACTCGACAAAAAGCGTCTGATCCTCGAGATTCTCTCCATCGTCCTGCTCGTGCTCCCCATCGCTGGCGAGCTTGTGAGTGCCGCCTTCGGAGGCGCGGCAGTGGTGGCTCGCATGGCCTTACTCATTGGCGAGGTTGGCAACGCTGCTCTCACGATCGAGAGCATCGTGAACGACCCGGTCTCGGCACCTTTTGCCATCATGGCGCTGCTCGTTGGACCGTATGGGGGTGCCTCTGAGCGCACTTCGGCTCAAGGGTTTAAAgaagcggcagcggcgagaaGAGCCTTGGCTTCTGATAAGCTTGCCCTGTTTGGTGACAGGTTCGTGGAGCAGGATGCCAGAATCCAAAAGATTGT
This genomic interval carries:
- a CDS encoding ATP synthase F0 produces the protein MLAIPYSLAANRFGRRNVLTLALFGLLLEETWNFTTCWFSPVFNIRLVLAAVGFEVIGGGFGVVTTMVHVIAADSTTGEARIGLFFAIHAIGIVAAVLGQLTSSLLMQIDLWLPWAAGLCCIFLAGTASLFIHESRQAAAPPANAPDGEREPLLLPETDTRGPTSDCETMAGGRSQEPRSIRVKVVGTWKLLQTAGRLVKGQSRLLFLLGLVLMCQMSEDSFPIMLLLYASKRFGWSFAKANLFWALGEGVQLVVLLALLPLVGRLLKRRLGGFAKDVTLAQVSAALLGTGTLLIGLGWNVPFFVAGIVPTASAAGMQSLLRSIITDNIKAEQVSLVYSIVTVLHVVGGALAGPLYSVAFVAGMRRGVRWTGLPFGIAGVLGLISFGLLLGLRKRQ
- a CDS encoding Alpha-glucanase, with amino-acid sequence MAYSNATNEKSVAATFQHPSSLGFQLFFSFDYAGNGPWHKSDVESLINSYAGSGAYFHYKGKPFVSTFEGPDQAEDWIDIKTATGCFFIPDWSSLGAKPAMAKAGGVADGLFNWAAWPWGDQDMDTYVDASYKDYLGGKPYMMPASPWFYTNLPGYNKNWMWRGDDLWFERWQEILWWRPEFVEIISWNDYGESHHIGPVRDKALEAFTIGKAPFNFVLPHDGWRETLPFSIDMYKHNTTIVDSERLVAWYRPNPSTSCNDGGTSGNTASQLQLEFHPWNVAKDAVYFTALLASSATIEVTVGGVTQKASWSTIPEGGVGLYHGNAWYYDSTGDVRVRVIRGGSVVTEIAGTAITTDCSKTNGYTNWNAWVGSAVSPKAVSAKPNSRTDQVCVEGTGPLPGFARLCEFTCGYGYCPSGACHCTKLGAQVERPTWKGVDAFPAAGKTSDYQGLCQNACNWGFCPSAYCDTTQHPTVISTVSQFLPGTCTRGEAMSTSPYFDDLCAFSCAHGFCPIAVCYCSAQGALDLLEPTSSSDARTLDGAPEDHGLCAFACARGNCPGLCTSGDVTDPWEAGYYPPDYDVEEDEIYPSAMASFATCNPDTRPATLDDLIDGISKGSYNPDCYDRWALRVLSDSLDNFQSEYQNALKGYDDLFGYYAEYVEDSINPQLTAYMSLDGGAGNKFFTCTWTITTKTKSGPCPPSEQFWKLGQSWTLTYTLIDAEGFYEAVERDLGIEKDWISFGEWQQRKDSECIDPPDWRPRTTKTPCRQMRLYKKGIPVKSGNVKVSDPKDVIEAAMPNIETLSSRLLGAYAIVVMGYADDSSDIVTAAAMPVFMLEGVIDSMNQIKKIGAEQRELDKKRLILEILSIVLLVLPIAGELVSAAFGGAAVVARMALLIGEVGNAALTIESIVNDPVSAPFAIMALLVGPYGGASERTSAQGFKEAAAARRALASDKLALFGDRFVEQDARIQKIVNACR
- a CDS encoding Alpha-glucanase, which codes for MSRLLFWALLAPTIAIAEDSMSYIFYDNQEFLVNNSNLARISWTEVEAAFNHPAHVDVASYGGLDWTKPYPGSPVDGFQAHLRIANDVPWPASFASNETTEVTALTFSIPDSLMDHSKGLPKPMDPSWFICQHYFVSALPDPTEPVDHSCGFLSAECRADMETSLTGGWTKEDPDVPCSALILDPIPVSCQDTLGLVRGDVIAWNSDTFTDQAAAKLVAMDELNPWSWFIGTGGVEEGNSTAYYEASNRTYVIGTVFGYSTSVTDSNKQTPKLSLACLRPEWVPPTTPNTPTSTVTPYVYPTQVPSGATTVKSSATSSIPPSATSSDSVCASGVASPNSSSGSSSSCAASAVSMGTARPRPASAWSILVRLRLLLMPTGWMKVPLKALRVMTL